From a region of the Panicum virgatum strain AP13 chromosome 2K, P.virgatum_v5, whole genome shotgun sequence genome:
- the LOC120695368 gene encoding uncharacterized protein LOC120695368, whose amino-acid sequence MKVDFSRLGGPVGDNYRSFIDEIVMFTRKRAPLIGVKMWKHVHEDVKESIASDILARWDIEDNDHSRRIIWGIAKERYKGWCSTFSATAKAYNGYHQRMLHKPKELDIVEWHYLLKYFRTAKFQAKSIQNSGIRAQQRTRHLSGSKPYAQCIY is encoded by the exons ATGAAAGTTGACTTCTCCAGACTTGGAGGACCGGTAGGTGATAACTACCGCTCATTCATTGATGAAATAGTAATGTTTACAAGGAAAAGAGCGCCACTCATTGGAGTGAAAATGTGGAAACATGTCCATGAAGATGTAAAAGAGTCAATAGCATCTGATATATTG GCTAGGTGGGACATTGAGGATAATGATCATTCAAGGAGAATCATATGGGGCATTGCTAAGGAGCGTTACAAAGGATGGTGTTCAACTTTCAGTGCTACGGCCAAGGCATACAACGGCTACCACCAGAGAATGCTACATAAGCCTAAAGAATTAGATATTGTTGAATGGCACTATCTGTTGAAGTATTTTAGGACTGCAAAATTCCAG GCAAAGAGCATACAAAATTCTGGGATTCGAGCCCAACAAAGGACCAGACATTTGTCAGGCTCTAAGCCTTATGCTCAATGCATCTATTAG